From one Fusobacterium sp. JB019 genomic stretch:
- the rbsB gene encoding ribose ABC transporter substrate-binding protein RbsB, with protein sequence MKKVLKLLIVGFCIGMISTVAFAKGKVGLVVSTLNNPFFVDLKEGAQDKAKQLDMELIVLDSQNDPAKELSNVEDLIVRGVDVILINPTDSDAVYRAVKNANRSKVPVITLDRGANRGEVVTHIASDNVAGGKMAGEFILNKLGKNSKIIELEGIPGTTAARDRGKGFNEIANDNLNVVARQAADFDRTKGLNVMENMIQAQPEIDGVFAHNDEMALGALKAIGNKNILVVGFDATADAVKSVEEGKLAATIAQQPKLIGAKGIETSNKIIKGETTPKFIPVDLKLIKK encoded by the coding sequence ATGAAAAAAGTATTAAAATTATTAATTGTAGGATTTTGTATTGGAATGATTTCAACAGTGGCTTTTGCTAAAGGAAAGGTAGGATTAGTAGTATCAACTTTAAATAATCCTTTCTTTGTAGATTTAAAAGAAGGTGCTCAAGATAAAGCAAAACAACTAGATATGGAACTTATAGTTTTAGATTCCCAAAATGATCCCGCTAAAGAATTATCAAATGTAGAAGATTTAATTGTAAGAGGAGTTGATGTAATATTAATTAATCCCACAGATTCAGATGCAGTATACAGAGCTGTAAAAAATGCTAACAGATCTAAAGTTCCTGTTATTACTTTAGATAGAGGAGCAAATAGAGGCGAAGTAGTAACTCACATCGCATCTGATAATGTTGCTGGAGGAAAAATGGCTGGAGAATTTATTCTAAACAAATTAGGTAAAAATTCTAAAATTATTGAATTAGAAGGTATACCTGGAACAACTGCTGCAAGAGATAGAGGAAAAGGATTTAATGAAATCGCTAATGATAATTTAAATGTAGTTGCAAGACAAGCAGCTGATTTTGATAGAACAAAGGGGCTTAATGTAATGGAAAATATGATCCAAGCTCAACCTGAAATAGATGGTGTTTTTGCTCACAACGATGAAATGGCTCTAGGAGCTTTAAAAGCTATTGGAAATAAAAATATATTAGTTGTAGGATTTGATGCAACTGCTGATGCTGTTAAATCAGTTGAAGAAGGAAAATTAGCTGCTACTATAGCTCAACAACCTAAATTAATTGGAGCAAAAGGAATAGAAACATCAAATAAAATAATAAAAGGAGAAACAACTCCTAAATTTATTCCAGTGGATTTAAAATTAATTAAAAAATAA
- a CDS encoding MetQ/NlpA family ABC transporter substrate-binding protein, whose translation MKKTFKTLLLTGINLLLLSQLAFGNTILKVGATPVPHAEILQAIKPDLAKEGIDLKIVEFTDYVTPNLALADKDLDANFFQHVPYLEKFKKERNLKLTSAGNVHVEPLGLYSKKHKSLDELNKKDTIAIPNDPSNGGRALILLHNKGIITLADPTNLYATEFNIAKNPKKLRFKSLEAAQLPRVLDDVDFAVINTNFVIETGLSPEKDALLLEGKDSPYANIVAVRNDDLNKPEIKKLMAALQSEKVKKFIEKKYNGAVVTAF comes from the coding sequence ATGAAAAAAACATTTAAAACATTATTATTAACAGGTATCAACTTATTACTTTTAAGCCAATTAGCTTTTGGAAATACCATATTAAAAGTTGGAGCTACCCCTGTACCACATGCTGAAATATTACAAGCAATTAAACCTGATTTAGCTAAAGAAGGAATCGATCTTAAAATAGTTGAATTCACTGATTATGTTACTCCTAATTTAGCTCTTGCAGATAAAGATTTAGATGCTAACTTTTTTCAACATGTTCCTTATTTAGAAAAATTTAAAAAGGAAAGAAACTTAAAACTTACATCAGCTGGAAATGTTCACGTAGAACCTCTTGGACTTTATTCTAAGAAACATAAATCTTTAGACGAACTTAATAAAAAAGACACTATTGCTATACCTAATGATCCATCTAATGGAGGAAGAGCATTAATCCTTTTACATAACAAGGGAATTATTACTTTAGCTGATCCTACTAATCTTTACGCTACTGAATTTAATATTGCTAAAAACCCTAAAAAATTAAGATTTAAATCTTTAGAAGCTGCCCAACTTCCTCGTGTTTTAGATGATGTTGACTTTGCTGTTATAAATACTAATTTTGTTATTGAAACTGGTTTATCCCCTGAGAAAGATGCTTTATTACTTGAAGGAAAAGATTCTCCATATGCTAATATTGTTGCTGTTAGAAATGATGATTTAAACAAACCTGAAATAAAAAAATTAATGGCTGCTTTACAAAGTGAAAAAGTTAAAAAATTTATTGAGAAAAAATATAATGGTGCTGTTGTTACTGCATTCTAA
- a CDS encoding methionine ABC transporter permease translates to MVFNMIFNSTLETLYMVLFSTLFSLVIGFPIGILLVITKEGNIWEKQKLNQILEFIINTLRSFPFIILMICLFPLSRIIVGTTIGVNAAIVPLSISAAPFVARIVEGALNEIDKGLIEASSSMGANNLTIIFKVMIPETLPHLIHGITVTIISLIGYSAMAGTIGAGGLGDLAIRFGYQRFKVDIMIYAVIVIIILVQLIQSLGNYLVYRTKKNR, encoded by the coding sequence ATGGTCTTTAATATGATTTTTAATTCTACATTAGAAACTTTATATATGGTTTTATTTTCAACTTTATTTTCTTTAGTTATTGGTTTTCCTATTGGTATCTTACTTGTTATAACAAAGGAAGGAAATATCTGGGAAAAACAAAAATTAAATCAAATTTTAGAATTTATTATTAATACTCTTAGATCTTTTCCATTTATTATTCTTATGATTTGTTTATTTCCACTATCTAGAATAATTGTAGGAACAACCATTGGAGTTAATGCTGCTATAGTACCTCTTTCAATATCTGCTGCACCTTTTGTAGCTAGAATAGTTGAAGGTGCTCTAAATGAAATTGATAAAGGTTTAATTGAAGCTAGTTCTAGTATGGGAGCTAATAATTTAACTATAATCTTTAAAGTAATGATACCTGAAACACTTCCTCATCTTATACACGGAATTACTGTAACTATAATCAGTCTTATTGGATACTCTGCAATGGCTGGAACTATAGGTGCTGGAGGTCTTGGAGACTTAGCTATTAGATTTGGATATCAAAGATTCAAGGTTGACATTATGATTTATGCTGTTATTGTTATAATAATTTTGGTTCAATTAATACAAAGTTTAGGTAACTATCTTGTTTATAGAACAAAGAAAAATAGATAA
- a CDS encoding ATP-binding cassette domain-containing protein, protein MIRIQNINKTYPNNFAAVKNVNLHIKKGDIFGVIGLSGAGKSSLIRLLNRLEEPTSGEIIIDGTNITSLNKKELLEKRKKIGMIFQHFNLLSSRTVEENVAFSLEIAKWEKSKIKSRVSELLELVELSDKSKSYPSQLSGGQKQRVAIARALANNPEILLSDEATSALDPKTTKSILQLIRNIQNKLGLTVVMITHQMEVIRDICNKVAVMSHGEIVETGGVHHIFSNPKTETTKELISYLPNNEESTADLMKTKGKMLIKLNFLGSISKDPIISRAIKKFNVDFSIIGGSIESLSTMRVGHLYVELSGDFEEQKLIIPWLTEEGVIVEVIYNGL, encoded by the coding sequence ATGATACGTATACAAAACATTAATAAAACTTATCCCAATAATTTCGCTGCTGTTAAAAATGTTAATTTACACATTAAAAAAGGAGACATATTTGGTGTTATTGGTTTAAGTGGAGCTGGAAAATCATCTTTAATTAGACTTTTAAATAGATTAGAAGAGCCTACAAGCGGTGAAATAATTATTGATGGAACTAATATAACTTCTTTAAATAAAAAAGAACTTCTTGAAAAAAGAAAAAAAATTGGAATGATTTTTCAACATTTTAATCTTTTATCTTCTAGAACTGTTGAAGAAAATGTCGCTTTTTCTTTAGAAATAGCTAAATGGGAAAAATCTAAAATCAAATCAAGAGTTAGTGAACTATTAGAACTTGTTGAACTTTCTGACAAAAGTAAGTCTTACCCCAGTCAACTTAGTGGTGGACAAAAACAAAGAGTAGCTATAGCTAGGGCTCTTGCTAACAATCCTGAAATACTATTATCAGATGAAGCAACTTCTGCTTTAGACCCTAAAACAACTAAATCAATTCTACAGTTAATAAGAAATATCCAAAATAAACTAGGTCTTACTGTAGTTATGATTACTCACCAAATGGAGGTTATAAGAGATATCTGTAATAAAGTTGCTGTAATGTCTCATGGAGAAATAGTAGAAACTGGGGGAGTTCATCATATATTTTCAAATCCTAAGACTGAAACTACAAAAGAACTTATATCTTATCTTCCAAATAATGAAGAGTCTACTGCTGATTTAATGAAAACTAAAGGAAAAATGTTAATTAAATTAAATTTTCTTGGATCTATTTCAAAAGATCCTATTATTTCAAGAGCAATTAAAAAATTTAATGTGGATTTTAGTATAATAGGCGGATCAATTGAAAGTCTTTCTACAATGAGAGTTGGTCATTTATATGTAGAACTTTCTGGAGATTTTGAAGAACAAAAATTAATTATTCCTTGGTTAACAGAAGAAGGAGTTATTGTGGAGGTGATATATAATGGTCTTTAA
- a CDS encoding aminotransferase class IV, producing MKINEGLLYGYGLFETIKVINNEPIYLLEHFDRMKNSSKELDINLYIDFEEFQEKIRKEINKFPNENFALRVSVLKDNNMSSMIFSIREINYTQKMYKDGFKLTFSDILKNETSKIVYHKTLNYLENLRELKRVKENGYNEVIFLNTKGQIGECSTSNIFVVKNKKIYTPKLESGILNGIIRQKIIDSLKKLGIEVYEENMDKEFLLTGDEIFITNSLMGIMPISKINNLNYKMQFTNELKKTLTF from the coding sequence ATGAAAATTAATGAAGGTTTATTATATGGATATGGACTATTTGAAACTATAAAAGTTATAAATAATGAACCTATTTATTTGTTGGAACATTTTGATAGGATGAAGAATTCCAGTAAGGAATTAGATATAAATCTGTATATAGATTTTGAAGAATTTCAGGAAAAAATAAGAAAAGAAATAAATAAATTTCCTAATGAAAATTTTGCTTTAAGAGTAAGTGTTTTAAAAGATAATAATATGAGCAGTATGATTTTTTCTATACGAGAAATAAACTATACCCAAAAGATGTATAAGGATGGATTTAAATTAACTTTTTCTGATATATTGAAAAATGAAACTTCTAAAATAGTATATCATAAAACCTTGAATTATTTAGAAAATCTTAGAGAGTTAAAGAGAGTTAAAGAAAATGGATATAATGAAGTTATATTTTTAAATACAAAAGGTCAAATAGGAGAATGCTCTACAAGCAATATATTTGTAGTGAAAAATAAAAAAATATATACTCCAAAATTAGAAAGTGGGATTTTAAACGGAATTATTAGACAAAAAATAATTGATTCTCTCAAAAAATTAGGGATAGAAGTTTACGAAGAAAATATGGATAAAGAATTTTTATTAACTGGAGATGAAATATTTATAACTAATTCTCTTATGGGGATAATGCCTATTAGTAAAATAAACAACTTAAATTATAAGATGCAATTTACAAATGAATTAAAAAAGACCTTAACTTTTTAA
- a CDS encoding MetQ/NlpA family ABC transporter substrate-binding protein, which yields MKKILSLLILTILSSQLLFANIVLKVGASPVPHAEVLENIKPLLKEKGIDLKIVEFNEYVTPNLALANKDLDANFFQHIPYLEKFKRERNLKLSQVGDVLIGPIALYSKKHKSLDELNKKDTIAIPNDPSNGGRALILLHNKGIITLADPTNLFATEFDIIKNPKKLKFKSLEAPQLPRVLDDVDFAVINSNYAIQGGLSPVKDALLREDKNSPYVNVVAVRQGDEQNETVLELVNALRSQKSKDFILKKYQGSIIPTF from the coding sequence ATGAAAAAAATATTATCACTACTAATATTAACTATTCTTAGTTCTCAGCTTTTATTTGCAAATATTGTCTTAAAAGTAGGAGCTAGTCCTGTACCACATGCTGAGGTATTAGAAAATATTAAACCTTTACTTAAAGAAAAAGGAATTGATCTTAAAATAGTTGAGTTTAATGAATATGTTACTCCTAATCTTGCTCTTGCTAATAAAGATCTAGATGCTAATTTTTTCCAACATATACCTTATTTAGAAAAATTTAAAAGAGAAAGAAATTTAAAACTTTCTCAAGTTGGAGATGTTTTAATCGGTCCAATAGCTCTTTATTCCAAGAAACATAAATCTTTAGACGAACTTAATAAAAAAGACACTATTGCTATACCTAATGATCCATCTAATGGAGGAAGAGCATTAATCCTTTTACATAACAAGGGAATTATTACTTTAGCTGATCCTACTAATCTTTTTGCCACAGAATTTGATATTATTAAAAACCCTAAAAAATTAAAATTTAAATCTTTAGAAGCACCTCAACTTCCTCGTGTTTTAGATGACGTTGACTTTGCTGTTATAAATAGCAATTATGCTATTCAAGGAGGCTTATCTCCAGTTAAAGATGCACTGCTTAGAGAAGATAAAAATTCTCCTTATGTTAATGTTGTTGCTGTTAGACAAGGAGATGAACAAAATGAAACTGTTTTAGAATTAGTTAACGCTCTTAGAAGTCAAAAATCAAAAGATTTCATTCTAAAAAAATATCAAGGATCTATAATTCCAACTTTTTAA
- the putP gene encoding sodium/proline symporter PutP, with product MMTMETMITFVVYLIFLVGVGIYFYKKTESAEDYLIGGRGMGSWVTALSAQASDMSGWLLMGLPGAVYSSGMSQIWVVVGLAVGTYLNWRYVAPKLRVQTEETKTMTLPNFLSEKLGDKTGTIRIFSAAIVLFFFTVYSASGLVASGKLFESILGIDYKVAVLIGVGTIVFYTFMGGYLACCWTDFFQGSLMFLAILVVPGLAYVKGGGMAEIQMAAQAKEISLSVFKSGNIGTLAIISSLAWGLGYFGQPHILSRFMSVKGLKELAQARKIAMVWVIISLMGAMAIGITGIAVFKDIAEIGGDSERVFIYMITKLFNPWVGGILLAAILSAIMSTIDSQLLVSSSTLSEDFYKFIKKNATEKEIMWTGRFGIIIISAIATVMAMNPSTKILAMVSYAWGGFGGVFGPAIIATLYVKGLNWRSVFSGMLIGTITLILWKTIGYGAYLYEIVPAFAINAIVITITEKYLFGVKKDSKVTCN from the coding sequence ATGATGACAATGGAGACAATGATAACATTTGTAGTGTATTTAATATTTTTAGTAGGAGTAGGAATTTATTTTTATAAGAAAACAGAAAGTGCAGAAGATTATTTAATTGGTGGAAGAGGTATGGGGTCTTGGGTAACAGCTCTTTCGGCTCAGGCAAGTGATATGAGTGGATGGTTATTGATGGGATTACCTGGGGCTGTTTATTCATCTGGAATGTCACAAATATGGGTTGTAGTTGGTCTTGCTGTGGGAACTTATCTCAATTGGAGATATGTAGCTCCTAAATTGAGAGTACAAACAGAAGAAACAAAGACAATGACATTACCTAATTTTTTAAGTGAAAAATTAGGAGATAAAACAGGAACAATAAGAATATTTTCTGCAGCAATAGTATTATTTTTCTTTACTGTTTATTCTGCATCAGGACTTGTTGCTTCTGGAAAATTATTTGAAAGTATTTTAGGAATAGATTATAAAGTAGCAGTATTGATAGGAGTAGGAACAATAGTTTTTTATACTTTTATGGGAGGATATTTAGCTTGTTGTTGGACAGACTTTTTTCAAGGAAGCTTAATGTTTTTAGCGATATTAGTAGTACCAGGACTTGCTTATGTAAAAGGTGGAGGAATGGCAGAAATACAAATGGCAGCTCAAGCAAAAGAAATATCTTTAAGTGTATTTAAATCTGGAAATATAGGAACTTTAGCAATAATTTCTTCTCTTGCTTGGGGGCTTGGATATTTTGGACAGCCACATATATTATCAAGATTTATGAGTGTTAAAGGGTTAAAAGAATTAGCTCAAGCTAGAAAAATAGCAATGGTATGGGTAATTATTTCATTAATGGGAGCTATGGCAATAGGAATAACAGGTATAGCTGTATTTAAGGATATTGCTGAGATAGGTGGAGATTCTGAAAGAGTGTTTATATATATGATTACAAAACTTTTTAATCCTTGGGTAGGAGGAATATTACTTGCAGCAATACTTTCAGCAATAATGTCAACTATTGATTCTCAGTTATTAGTATCTTCTTCTACTTTATCTGAAGATTTTTATAAATTTATAAAGAAAAATGCAACTGAAAAAGAAATAATGTGGACTGGAAGATTTGGAATAATAATAATATCTGCAATAGCTACAGTAATGGCTATGAATCCATCTACAAAAATACTAGCTATGGTTTCCTATGCTTGGGGAGGATTCGGAGGAGTATTCGGTCCTGCAATTATTGCAACTCTTTATGTAAAAGGTTTAAATTGGAGAAGTGTATTTTCTGGAATGTTAATAGGAACTATAACTCTTATTTTATGGAAAACTATTGGTTATGGAGCATATTTATATGAAATAGTTCCAGCTTTTGCTATAAATGCTATTGTGATTACCATAACTGAAAAATATTTATTTGGTGTAAAAAAAGATAGTAAAGTAACTTGTAATTAA